A window of the Falco biarmicus isolate bFalBia1 chromosome 10, bFalBia1.pri, whole genome shotgun sequence genome harbors these coding sequences:
- the LRRC56 gene encoding leucine-rich repeat-containing protein 56 isoform X2: MRVDTRENSLGNFGAYLPNLRELKLNNSLLVSVRDLGTTLSHLCVLWMACCGLSDLDGISSCSSLKELYIAYNDISDLSQLTWLDHLEVLDLEENNIEDINQMQYLGLCRKLSRLTVEGNLICLKPNAESAEDPDYNYRAEVKNLIPHLEYLDEVPASQTALLPAKKIHKDWLIIKESIKKGGLAGDLSWLDSCLGAVARQSGCRPRPPTTSRPGTTLWSANAGRCGNAHLLHSGCPLPAPTVPDELLAEDASSDLTHGLSQVICGNPTKALRARRQKLGPPAPLKLCGLRTENIYGSGGGRDLHQEDVFSDLRVQSEQHKRCLQTGQQEEATQALKAALGDEEEGDDCSLPDSCEDELRETCDEDLIERISLDSSCHSSLSQSSSGSSQGQEGAVFSNPNHRLIPSPPKSPSPASLMGLAARPWKMRNHRVRCLKIPSQEEDKQWTQRGQARAHQETPSQPLDKALALLSQHSLPAASGSQGQRQPAGNAGRQRPISGPAAAGSTSIRPIVDKRNCGSPGEINCHALAVCSSPTASGGFGLMNTVRPLTASSVLQSLPDRATASATSQNKSPRS; this comes from the exons gGATCTTGGAACCACGTTGTCCCATCTCTGTGTCCTGTGGATGGCTTGCTGTGGGCTCTCTGATTTAGATGGGATCTCTTCCTGCAGCTCTCTAAAG GAACTCTACATAGCCTATAACGATATCTCTGACCTGAGCCAGCTGACCTGGCTGGATCACCTTGAGGTTTTGGACCTGGAAGAGAACAATATTGAGGACATCAACCAGATGCAGTACCTAGGACTGTGTCGCAAGCTGAGCCGCCTGACAGTGGAGGGCAACCTTATTTGTCTGAAGCCAAATGCAGAATCAGCAGAG GACCCAGATTATAATTACAGAGCTGAAGTAAAAAACCTCATTCCCCACTTGGAGTATTTGGACGAAGTACCAGCAAGCCAGACTGCTCTCCTTCCTGCCAAGAAGATACATAAGGACTGGCTAATCATCAAGGAATCCATCAAGAAAGGTGGTTTAGCTGGAGACCTGTCATGGTTAG ATTCGTGTCTCGGGGCAGTAGCAAGGCAGTCTGGCTGCAGACCAAGACCCCCGACAACTTCCAGACCTGGAACCACGCTATGGTCTGCTAATGCGGGGAGATGTGGCAATGCCCACCTCTTGCACAGTGGCTGTCCTCTTCCAGCTCCCACCGTTCCTGATGAGCTGCTCGCAGAAGATGCCTCCAGTGATTTGACACATG GACTCAGTCAAGTTATATGCGGGAACCCCACCAAGGCCCTTCGTGCCAGGAGGCAAAAGCTAGGT CCACCTGCACCTTTGAAACTGTGCGGTCTGAGGACAGAAAACATTTACGGctctggaggaggaagagatcTGCACCAGGAAGATGTGTTCTCTGACCTGAGAGTACAGAGTGAGCAGCACAAGCG GTGCCTGCAAACAGGTCAGCAAGAAGAAGCCACCCAAGCACTGAAGGCAGCTCTTGGTGATGAGGAAGAGGGTGACGACTGCAGCCTGCCCGACAGCTGTGAAGATGAGTTGAGGGAGACCTGTGATGAGGACCTCATTGAAAGGATTTCACTTGATTCTTCTTGCCACTCCTCTCTGTCCCAATCTTCCTCAG GTTCGTCACAGGGTCAGGAAGGTGCAGTGTTCTCCAACCCAAACCACCGTCTAATTCCGTCCCCTCCAAAAAGCCCTTCACCTGCATCCCTAATGGGTCTTGCAGCAAGACCCTGGAAAATGAGGAACCACAGGGTAAGATGCCTAAAAATACCCAGCCAAGAGGAGGACAAGCAGTGGACACAGCGAGGCCAGGCAAGGGCTCACCAAGAAACCCCATCCCAGCCTCTGGACAAGGCTCTTGCTCTCCTGAGCCAGCACAGCTTGCCAGCTGCTTCTGGATCCCAAGGGCAGCGCCAGCCTGCTGGGAACGCTGGCCGGCAAAGGCCTATTTCAggaccagcagctgctggatcAACAAGCATCAG gccAATCGTGGACAAGAGGAATTGTGGATCTCCTGGAGAGATCAACTGCCACGCGCTGGCTGTCTGCTCATCCCCAACAGCCTCGGGGGGGTTTGGGCTGATGAACACCGTGCGGCCCCTGACTGCCAGCTCCGTGCTGCAGTCCCTGCCAGACAGAGCCACTGCCTCAGCAACGTCTCAGAACAAAAGTCCCCGCTCTTAG